In a genomic window of Parambassis ranga chromosome 24, fParRan2.1, whole genome shotgun sequence:
- the armc1l gene encoding armadillo repeat containing 1, like, producing the protein MMDALSVVSQLRDLASEPQNREVIVQDQGCLPGLVLFLDHQNSDVLFATLQTLRYLAELPPNIPTMKNELGMMVSLENLMGREGLSVDITSLAQEVYDILNAPVNPAPHTPERQRRKKPQFFINSSNKKAKSVTLHIQGLDSTAQRSLCEEALLKVRGVISFTFQMASKRCTVRIRSDLPTESLASAIAATKVLSAQQVVKNEAGEEVFIPLTSSGVEVPQNSAIPDYLPEEEESPEIKADRAVSRTTAKEDSSGSWLNAAAGFLTKTFYW; encoded by the exons ATGATGGACGCGCTGTCAGTAGTGAGTCAGCTGCGGGATCTCGCTTCCGAGCCGCAGAACCGAGAGGTAATAGTCCAGGATCAAGGCTGTCTCCCCGGATTGGTTCTCTTCCTGGACCACCAGAACTCAGACGTGCTGTTCGCAACTCTTCAG ACCCTGCGCTACTTGGCAGAATTGCCTCCAAACATCCCCACCATGAAGAATGAATTGGGTATGATGGTGAGCTTGGAGAATCTAATGGGAAG AGAGGGTCTGTCAGTGGACATCACTTCATTGGCTCAGGAGGTGTACGATATCCTGAATGCACCCGTTAATCCTGCACCCCACAcaccagagagacagaggagaaagaagcCCCAATTCTTCATCAATTCCTCTAACAAGAAGGCCAAGTCTGTCACTCTACACATTCAGGGGTTGGACAGCACT GCCCAGCGGAGCTTGTGTGAGGAGGCTCTACTGAAAGTCAGAGGAGTGATAAGCTTCACTTTTCAGATGGCCAGCAAGAGATGCACTGTTCGCATCCGTTCAGACCTGCCCACAGAG AGTCTGGCATCAGCCATCGCTGCCACTAAGGTGTTGTCAGCCCAACAGGTGGTGAAAAATGAGGCAGGAGAAGAG GTTTTTATCCCTCTAACCTCCTCTGGAGTGGAAGTGCCACAAAACTCTGCCATACCAGATTACCTCcccgaggaagaggagagccCAGAGATCAAGGCCGACCGAGCGGTTTCCCGCACCACAGCCAAGGAAGATTCCAGTGGTAGCTGGCTTAATGCTGCTGCCGGTTTcctcacaaaaacattttactgGTGA
- the mtfr2 gene encoding mitochondrial fission regulator 2, with translation MSLVEDMLYVLRMVLDYFGVPPDMLVPVWDSQLCGQYRSIVRMIGTNLPLTPTPRVHFQIPLVTYRPHGYVEVTMDTPAIPSFADVMWVCEDEGDSFAKTRNHLPPKKSKAVNGEVMRYPRPAQRGGRSRQTNDPNALKKITALENELLKLRAQIAMIVTSAPASGSAEPQNVPGSPLMSPSPLPALTSTPRCAPPPPPPPPPPSLCPASSTESTSVLELIQRRKKAKDLDKGQLKPQNAGLKSKELTQKGLPSMLEVLKDLNQVKLRAVERSPGGSPIRQRRSKGGAALPNDPAALIAEALKRKFAQHRHNNSSDKENSLELSPFSSPDTPKVPRSIRRSLGRRHL, from the exons ATGTCTTTAGTAGAGGATATGCTGTATGTGCTGCGCATGGTCCTGGACTATTTTGGGGTTCCTCCAGACATG CTGGTTCCAGTGTGGGACAGTCAGCTGTGCGGTCAGTATCGCAGCATCGTGAGGATGATTGGGACAAATCTTCCTCTGACACCTACGCCACGTGTCCACTTTCAG ATCCCGTTAGTCACCTACAGGCCACACGGGTATGTCGAAGTTACTATGGACACCCCAGCCATCCCCTCCTTCGCTGATGTCATGTGGGTGTGTGAGGATGAGGGGGACAGTTTTGCAAAAACAAG GAATCATTTACCTCCAAAAAAGTCAAAAGCTGTAAATGGAGAAGTGATGAGATACCCAAGACCGGCCCAGAGAGGAGGCAGATCCAGACAGACCAATGATCCCAACGCCCTGAAGAAGATCACAGCGCTGGAGAATGAGCTGCTTAAACTACGAGCGCAGATCGCGATGATCGTCACCTCGGCTCCAGCCTCAG GTTCAGCTGAGCCCCAAAATGTCCCTGGATCTCCCCTGATGTCACCTTCCCCACTCCCAGCTCTCACCTCCACACCTCGttgtgctcctcctccaccacctccaccacctcctccttcactctGCCCTGCAtcctccaccgagtcaacatCTGTATTAGAACTGATACAGCGCAGAAAGAAGGCGAAGGACCTTGACAAGGGGCAGCTCAAGCCCCAAAACGCAGGCCTTAAGAGCAAGGAGTTGACACAGAAAGGGCTCCCCTCCATGCTGGAGGTTCTGAAGGACTTAAATCAGGTTAAATTACGCGCAGTGGAGAG ATCACCGGGGGGCTCGCCAATCAGGCAGAGACGCAGTAAGGGAGGAGCAGCTTTGCCTAATGACCCAGCAGCTCTCATTGCAGAGGCACTAAAGAGGAAGTTCGCCCAGCATCGTCACAACAATTCTTCTGATAAGGAGAATTCACTTGAACTGTCACCTTTCAGCAGTCCAGACACACCTAAG GTCCCTCGCTCCATCAGGCGCAGTCTGGGACGCCGTCACCTCTGA
- the LOC114429073 gene encoding kelch-like protein 10, with translation MMKLIIDFAYTGSVNVTESNALKVFMAADYLCFEDLVQICCNFFEKLLCPDNCIGIWQFTKNYHVPKLQLKAFQYVLGHFEQVVFGEEFLQLSAQDVSDIISRDNLNVRREAVVFEAIIRWITHEPQEREGYACLLLPKVRLSMMATEYIQSHVLFNKLVPDNLMYQAMVSEVIECKDRIVGRPRLPSAILLAIGGLNSRRDLPNVIEAFDIRANRWMNITNLSERPRAYHGAAYLGGYVYCVGGFARVFIATNSVRRFDLSTRTWQEVAPMHYRRRSVCVTVLNGCIYAMGGSDGHTRLSSAEFYQPETNQWLEIASMHKQRSRASCTALNGKIYICGGYDGNECLQTAECYNPETNQWTLISPMRSRRCGLGVIAYNNHVYAVGGSDGTAFLQTAEVYNPHTNNWRNVSSMMTPRCNFGIDVVEDQLFVVGGDNSFNTTTSKVEYYDSETNVWSQACDMDVGRSALSCCVLSGLPNMADYTIPRDL, from the exons atgatgaagctcatcattgactttgcatacaccggctctgttaacgtgacagagtccaatgcactgAAGGTTTTCATGGCAGCGGATTACCTCTGTTTTGAGGacctggtgcaaatatgctgcaacttttttgaaaagctgctctgcccagacaactgcatcggtatctggcagttcacaaaaaactaccacgTCCCCAAACTGCAGCTCAAGGCTTTCCAGTATGTCCTCGGTCACTTTGAGCAAGTGGTTTTCGGCGAAGAGTTCttgcagctctcggcccaggatgtcagtgacatcatcagccgtgacaacctcaatgtgagacgGGAGGCAgttgtgtttgaggccatcattcggtggatcacacatgaacctcaggaacgagaaggatacgcatgtcttctcttgccaaag gtcaggctgagcatgatggctacagagtacatacagagtcatgtgctgttcAATAAGCTGGTGCCGGACAACTTGATGTaccaggccatggtctctgaggtcatcgaatgcaaagaTAGAATAGTtggtcggcctcgtctgccttctgccatcctattggctATTGGAGGCTTGAACAGCAGAAGGGATCTACCTAATGTAATTGAGGCATTTGACATCCGTGCAAATCgctggatgaacataacaaacctttctgaaCGTCCTCGCGCctatcatggtgcagcctacctcggtgggtatgtctactgtgttggtggctttgccCGGGTGTTCATAGCCACCAATAGTGtgcgcaggtttgacctgagcacacggacatggcaagaggtggcaccaaTGCACTATCGCCGCCGTTCTGTGtgcgtgactgtgctgaacgggtgcatctacgccatgggaggctcTGATGGGCACACAcgtctcagcagtgctgagttctaccagccagaaaccaaccagtggcttgaaaTTGCATCCATGCATAAGCAGAGGAGCCgtgccagctgcacagcactcaacggaaag atctacatatgtggtggatatgACGGGAATGAgtgcctgcaaacagcagagtgctacaacccagagaccaaccagtggaccctgatctctcccatgagaaGCCGGCGCTGTGGgctaggagtcattgcatacaacAACCACGTTTacgca gttggtggctctGATGGAACAGCATttctgcagaccgctgaggtctacaaccctcacaccaacaactggcgcaacgtgtcctccatgatgaccccccgctgcAACTTTGGCATTGATGTAGTTGAGGACCAGCTCTTTGTTGTTGGGGGCGACAATAGCTTCAACACCACTACCTCTAaggttgagtactatgacagtgagacgaatgtgtggtctcaggcctgcgacatggacgtcggccgcagcgctctgagctgctgtgtgctttctggtcttcccaacatggccgactacaccatccctcgtgatttgTGA
- the LOC114428954 gene encoding kelch-like protein 10, with protein MTQRDRELDYKDLLDQELFCDAVIRVEEVDFNIHKVILANCTSYFRNLFTVWSEPDEKVYSIPVISSDMMKLIIEFAYTGSVNVTESNALRVFMAADYLCFEDLVQICCNFFEKLLCPHNCIGIWQFTKNYHLPELQLKAFHYVLSHFEQVVFGEEFLQLSAQDVSDIISSDNLNVRQEAAVFEAIVRWITHEPQEREGYAYLLMPKVRLSMMPTEYIQSHVLSNQLMTDNLMYQAMVSEVIECKDRILGRPRLPSAILLAIGGLNSSMDLTNVIEAFDVRANCWMNITNLSERPRAYHGAAYLGGYVYCVGGFAQVFIATNSVRRFDLSTRTWQEVAPMHYRRRSVCVTVLNGCIYAMGGYDGHTRLSSAEFYQPETNQWLEIAPMHDQRSKASCTAFNGKIYICGGYDGNECLQTAECYNPETNQWTLISPMSSRRSGLGVIAYNNHVYAVGGSDGTAELQTAEVYNPHTNTWRSVSSMMTPRCSFGIEVVEDRLFVVGGFCDNTISNVEYYDSETNEWSQAWGMDVGRGALSCCVLSGLPNMADYTIPREN; from the exons atgactcaaaGAGACAGGGAATTAGATTACAAGGATCTCCTTGACCAGGAGCTTTTTTGTGATgccgtcatcagagtggaggaggttgactttaatatccacaaagtcatcttggcgaactgTACCTCTTACTTCAG AAATCTCTTCACAGTCTGGTCTGAACCTGACGAGAAAGTCTACAGTATTCCGGTcatatcctcagacatgatgaagctcatcattgagtttgcatacaccggctctgttaacgtgacagagtccaatgcactgAGGGTTTTCATGGCAGCGGATTACCTCTGTTTCGAGGACCTGGTGCagatatgctgcaacttttttgaaaagctgCTCTGCCCacacaactgcatcggcatctggcagttcacaaaaaactaccaccTGCCTGAACTGCagctcaaggctttccactatgtcctcagtcactttgagcaAGTGGTTTTTggcgaagagttcctgcagctctcggcccaggatgtcagtgacatcatcagcagtgacaacctcaatgtgagacaggaggcagctgtgtttgaggccatcgttcggtggatcacacatgaacctcaggaacgagaaggatacgcatATCTTCTCAtgccaaag gtcaggctgagcatgatgcctacagagtacatacagagtcatgtgctgtccaatcaGCTGATGACAGACAACTTGATGTACCAGGCCATGGTCTCCgaggtcatcgaatgcaaagacagaatccttggtcggcctcgtctgccttctgccatcctattggctATTGGAGGCTTGAACAGCAGCATGGATctaactaatgtaatcgaggcatttgacgtccgtgcaaattgctggatgaacataacaaacctttctgagcgTCCTCGCGCctatcatggtgcagcctacctcggtgggtatgtctactgtgttggtggctttgccCAGGTGTTCATAGCCACCAATAGTGtgcgcaggtttgacctgagcacacggacatggcaagaggtggcaccaaTGCACTATCGCCGTCGTTCTGTGtgcgtgactgtgctgaacgggtgcatatacgccatgggaggctatgatggGCACACACGTCTCAGCAGTGCAGAGTTCTatcagccagaaaccaaccagtggcttgaaaTTGCACCTATGCATGACCAGAGGAGCAAGGCCAGCTGCACAGCATtcaacggcaag atctacatatgtggtggatatgACGGGAATGAgtgcctgcaaacagcagagtgctacaacccagagaccaaccagtggaccctgatctctcccatgagcagccggcgcagtgggctaggagtcattgcatacaacaaccatgtttatgca gttggtggctctGATGGAACAGCTGagctgcagaccgctgaggtctacaaccctcacaccaacacctggcgcagcgtgtcctccatgatgaccccccgctgcagctttggcatcgaagtagttgaagaccggctctttgttgttggGGGCTTCTGTGACAACACCATCTCTAATGTTGaatactatgacagtgagacgaatgagtggtctcaggcctgggGCATGGACGTCGGCCGCggcgctctgagctgctgtgtgctttctggtcttcccaacatggccgactacaccatccctcgtgaaaATTAG